The following proteins are co-located in the Halanaerobiaceae bacterium ANBcell28 genome:
- a CDS encoding electron transfer flavoprotein subunit alpha → MSIKINDKCTGCKICISNCPFDAIKVEDNKAIILDTCSLCGACEKACPLKAIIIEKNDNININLEDYKDVWVFAEQRNAEVDQVVLELIGEGKKLANKLNEKLCLVLIGNKISDKAKELIAYGVDKVYLIDEDKLESYNDEYYAAALSDLIREYKPSILLLGATAIGRSLGPRVAAKIKTGLTADCTALDIDEDKKYLLQTRPAFGGNIMATIVCKNHRPQMATVRAGVMKTAEKEENYKGEIINFSFDTNKVKSYTRTLEVVEELKDRININEAEVIVAGGRGVKSPENFKLIEELAEILGGTVGASRAAVDNGWINHDYQVGQTGTTVSPRIYIACGISGAVQHLVGMKSSDLIIAINKDPEAPIFNYASYGLVGDLFEIVPNLIKELKK, encoded by the coding sequence ATGAGTATTAAAATAAATGATAAATGTACAGGCTGTAAAATATGTATCAGTAATTGTCCCTTTGATGCAATTAAGGTAGAAGATAACAAAGCTATTATTTTAGACACTTGTTCTCTTTGCGGAGCCTGTGAAAAAGCATGTCCTTTAAAAGCAATAATCATTGAAAAAAATGATAATATAAATATAAATCTTGAAGACTATAAAGATGTCTGGGTTTTTGCAGAACAAAGAAATGCTGAAGTCGATCAGGTAGTCTTAGAGTTAATTGGTGAAGGAAAAAAATTAGCAAATAAATTAAATGAAAAACTATGTCTTGTTTTGATAGGAAATAAAATATCTGATAAAGCTAAAGAATTAATTGCTTATGGTGTTGATAAGGTTTATCTAATAGATGAAGATAAACTAGAATCATACAATGATGAATATTACGCTGCTGCTTTAAGTGATCTTATAAGAGAATACAAACCTTCTATTCTACTCCTAGGAGCTACGGCTATTGGACGTTCCTTAGGACCAAGAGTTGCTGCCAAAATAAAGACCGGTCTCACAGCAGATTGTACAGCTTTAGATATTGATGAAGATAAGAAATACTTACTACAAACAAGACCTGCCTTTGGCGGGAATATCATGGCTACTATTGTATGTAAAAACCATAGACCTCAAATGGCTACTGTTCGAGCTGGAGTTATGAAGACTGCTGAGAAAGAAGAAAATTATAAGGGTGAAATAATTAATTTTTCTTTTGATACAAATAAAGTCAAAAGCTATACCAGAACATTAGAAGTAGTGGAAGAATTAAAAGATAGAATAAATATTAATGAAGCTGAAGTTATAGTAGCAGGTGGTCGTGGAGTTAAATCACCTGAAAACTTCAAATTAATCGAAGAATTAGCGGAAATATTAGGAGGTACTGTTGGAGCATCACGTGCAGCTGTTGATAATGGTTGGATAAATCATGACTATCAGGTAGGACAGACTGGAACCACAGTTTCACCAAGAATTTATATAGCTTGTGGTATATCTGGTGCTGTACAACACCTTGTAGGAATGAAGTCATCTGATTTAATTATAGCTATTAACAAAGATCCTGAAGCACCTATATTTAATTATGCAAGTTATGGTCTTGTTGGTGATCTTTTTGAAATAGTACCTAATTTAATTAAAGAATTAAAAAAGTGA
- a CDS encoding exonuclease domain-containing protein, whose translation MKNNNTGIGGFIDVETTGLSNSDEIIEFAICLFEFEWESGKILGVVDRYSGLREANVAINPQAEKVHGINANDIKGESLDIERISELIKKVDFLVSHNVSFDRRFVKKIIHCVEKKRWLCSMKGIDWKRKGFKSKGLQKLLFAHRIFIEQEHRAESDVLASLKLLSCSNGNGKTYLAELLNKIAR comes from the coding sequence GTGAAAAATAATAACACAGGTATAGGTGGATTTATAGATGTTGAAACTACAGGTTTGAGTAATTCTGATGAGATTATTGAATTTGCAATTTGTTTATTTGAATTTGAATGGGAAAGTGGCAAAATATTAGGAGTTGTAGATAGGTATTCTGGTCTTAGAGAAGCAAATGTAGCTATTAATCCTCAGGCTGAAAAAGTTCATGGGATTAATGCAAATGATATAAAAGGTGAGTCTTTAGATATAGAAAGAATTAGTGAACTTATTAAAAAGGTGGATTTTTTAGTTTCCCACAATGTTTCTTTTGATAGACGTTTTGTAAAAAAAATAATACACTGTGTAGAAAAGAAAAGATGGTTATGCTCAATGAAAGGAATAGACTGGAAAAGAAAAGGTTTTAAGTCTAAAGGCTTACAAAAATTATTATTTGCTCATAGAATATTTATTGAGCAAGAACATAGGGCAGAGAGCGATGTGTTGGCAAGTCTTAAGCTTTTATCCTGTTCAAATGGCAATGGAAAGACTTATTTAGCTGAGTTATTAAATAAAATAGCGCGATGA
- the rsmD gene encoding 16S rRNA (guanine(966)-N(2))-methyltransferase RsmD translates to MRIIAGEAKGRKLKSIKGTTTRPTSDRVKEALFNIISPYLLSKKGLDLYAGFGGLGLEALSRGVESFFFVERDKRNCQVIKENINLSGFDNRATLKKMDVFDFISRTNDKYDIIFMDPPYKQGLVKKTIKAIIGNGILDNVAILVTEHEADLNLEDIDVLKVIKSKSYGDTAITVFYKEEDR, encoded by the coding sequence ATGCGCATTATTGCTGGAGAAGCAAAAGGTAGGAAATTAAAATCAATTAAAGGAACTACAACTAGGCCTACTTCAGATAGGGTTAAGGAGGCTTTGTTTAATATTATCTCCCCTTATCTTCTTTCAAAGAAAGGCCTTGACTTATATGCTGGTTTTGGTGGATTAGGACTTGAAGCTCTTAGTAGAGGGGTTGAGTCCTTTTTCTTTGTCGAAAGGGATAAAAGAAATTGCCAGGTTATTAAAGAAAATATTAACTTGTCTGGATTTGATAATAGAGCTACATTAAAAAAAATGGATGTCTTTGATTTTATAAGTAGGACTAATGATAAATACGACATAATTTTTATGGATCCACCATATAAACAAGGATTAGTAAAAAAAACAATTAAAGCAATTATAGGAAATGGTATATTGGACAATGTAGCCATTTTAGTAACAGAACATGAAGCAGATTTGAATTTAGAAGATATAGATGTATTAAAAGTAATTAAAAGTAAATCATACGGAGATACAGCCATAACAGTATTTTATAAGGAGGAAGATAGATAA
- a CDS encoding DAK2 domain-containing protein, giving the protein MQANQKANQTIKKVNGEKYKEMLLGALMWLKEQQTLVDSLNVFPVPDGDTGTNMYLTFLDAVKAAKKVETDKVWKINEALAKGALMGARGNSGVILSQLIRGFHLANKNNEDFDTKNLADSLKKASEVAYKGVMKPVEGTILTVSRKAAEGAEMAVEENLDLVGVMENTIAYAREALNKTPEQLKALKDAGVVDAGGQGYLVILEGMMKGLIGDKAFKQSDLELVKPVQTQKIQEDIKFVYCTEILIDMEKEDKKINEIRSELETYGDSLLVVGTADVVKVHIHTNHPGIVLEYGLKLGSITDIKIDNMKLQSAEKVRQEEEKTRQEFLETQGKGIIAVGQGDGLKKILSDLGVNIIIEGGQSMNPSTNDFVEAIKNINSSEVLLLPNNKNVISSAKQAASLSDKNVEVIPTRSIPQAIASLMVYNPEAELGDLKEAMTDELEHVKTLEVTKAVKDSKVNDIDIEKGDVIGLFNHDIKNTGKSYNEVVLALISDVLEDEELVTIYYGEDVTQKEAELLKEVLVKNFEFDEVEIYNGKQPLYPFLISLE; this is encoded by the coding sequence ATGCAGGCTAATCAAAAAGCTAATCAAACAATAAAAAAAGTTAATGGAGAAAAGTACAAAGAGATGCTCTTAGGAGCATTAATGTGGCTAAAAGAACAACAAACATTGGTAGATTCATTAAATGTTTTTCCAGTACCAGATGGGGATACTGGGACAAATATGTATCTTACTTTTCTTGATGCTGTAAAGGCAGCTAAAAAAGTAGAGACAGATAAAGTATGGAAAATAAATGAGGCACTTGCTAAAGGTGCTTTGATGGGTGCAAGGGGAAACTCAGGTGTTATTTTATCTCAATTAATTCGAGGTTTTCATTTGGCTAATAAAAATAATGAAGATTTTGATACAAAAAATTTAGCAGACTCTCTTAAAAAAGCTTCAGAAGTAGCTTATAAGGGTGTTATGAAACCAGTTGAGGGTACTATCCTTACTGTTTCTAGAAAAGCTGCTGAAGGAGCAGAAATGGCAGTTGAGGAGAATTTAGATCTAGTTGGTGTAATGGAAAATACTATAGCCTACGCTCGTGAAGCTTTAAATAAGACTCCGGAACAATTAAAAGCTTTAAAGGATGCTGGGGTTGTAGATGCTGGTGGTCAGGGCTATCTTGTTATTTTAGAAGGAATGATGAAGGGTTTAATTGGAGATAAAGCATTTAAACAATCAGATTTAGAATTAGTAAAACCAGTTCAAACCCAAAAAATACAAGAAGACATTAAGTTTGTATATTGTACAGAAATATTAATTGATATGGAAAAAGAAGATAAAAAAATAAATGAGATTAGAAGTGAATTGGAAACTTACGGAGATTCTCTTTTAGTTGTTGGTACTGCAGATGTTGTTAAAGTTCATATCCATACAAATCATCCTGGTATAGTTTTAGAGTATGGCTTAAAACTTGGGTCTATTACAGATATAAAGATAGACAATATGAAGTTACAGAGTGCTGAGAAAGTTCGTCAAGAAGAAGAAAAAACAAGACAAGAATTTTTAGAAACTCAAGGTAAAGGTATAATCGCTGTTGGCCAGGGTGATGGTTTGAAAAAGATACTAAGTGATTTAGGAGTGAATATTATCATAGAAGGTGGTCAATCCATGAATCCAAGTACAAATGATTTTGTGGAAGCCATTAAAAATATAAATTCCTCAGAAGTGCTTCTCTTACCAAATAATAAAAATGTTATCTCTTCAGCTAAACAGGCAGCTTCTTTATCTGATAAAAATGTTGAAGTTATTCCAACACGATCAATACCACAGGCTATTGCTAGCTTGATGGTTTATAATCCTGAAGCAGAACTAGGAGATTTAAAAGAAGCCATGACAGATGAATTAGAACATGTTAAAACTCTTGAAGTTACAAAGGCTGTAAAAGATTCCAAAGTTAACGATATTGATATTGAAAAAGGAGATGTTATTGGCTTATTTAATCATGATATTAAAAATACAGGAAAAAGCTATAATGAAGTTGTTCTTGCTTTAATAAGTGACGTTCTTGAGGATGAAGAATTAGTTACTATTTATTATGGGGAAGATGTAACTCAAAAGGAAGCAGAGTTATTAAAAGAAGTCCTAGTAAAAAACTTTGAATTTGATGAAGTTGAAATTTATAATGGCAAGCAACCATTATATCCTTTTTTGATTTCTTTAGAATAA
- a CDS encoding HAMP domain-containing sensor histidine kinase, whose product MSINDQLLNKQLSAYIICAFALASYIKLNPIESFLLYALSIIVFIFGLFHIDAPDIPFSIINSSILVLLAYSVSIINYYADFKDFINEKTIREKNIELEKHDRMKNIFFGNITHELRTPINLIYSAEQMLYKCVNNDSKNIQKKNILNKYLKMIKQNSFRLMRLINNIIDSSRMDFGEYKLNIKNYDIVDITRKIAASVSAYVELNNIHFSYNTNLNKIFIACDPDAIERILLNLISNAVKNTEENASINVSLYLEKEYVVISVKDTGIGIPKEEQKVIFNRFVQADNSISQKTVGSGIGLSLVNYLVKMHDGEIDLKSTPGKGSEFIIKIPNDIIEDEKVSEDKDSGREEINEKIRLEFSDIYLD is encoded by the coding sequence TTGTCAATAAATGATCAATTATTAAACAAGCAACTTTCAGCTTATATTATCTGTGCTTTTGCCCTTGCCTCCTATATTAAATTGAATCCAATAGAAAGCTTTTTGCTTTATGCTTTAAGTATAATTGTTTTTATATTCGGATTATTTCATATTGATGCTCCTGATATTCCGTTTAGCATTATAAATTCTTCAATTCTTGTTTTATTAGCTTATAGTGTATCTATAATAAATTATTATGCTGATTTTAAAGATTTTATAAACGAGAAGACTATTAGAGAGAAAAATATTGAATTAGAAAAGCATGATAGGATGAAAAATATATTCTTTGGTAATATAACTCATGAATTACGTACACCTATTAATTTAATATATTCTGCTGAGCAAATGCTTTATAAGTGTGTCAATAATGATAGTAAAAATATTCAGAAAAAAAATATTTTAAACAAGTATTTAAAAATGATTAAACAGAATTCTTTTCGATTAATGCGTTTAATTAACAATATAATCGATTCTAGTAGGATGGATTTTGGTGAATATAAATTAAATATTAAAAATTATGATATAGTAGATATAACTAGAAAAATTGCTGCTTCCGTTTCTGCATATGTAGAGCTGAATAATATTCATTTTTCTTATAATACAAATTTAAATAAAATATTTATTGCGTGTGATCCTGATGCAATTGAAAGAATTTTATTAAACCTTATATCAAATGCTGTAAAAAATACAGAGGAGAATGCTAGTATAAATGTTTCGCTCTATTTAGAAAAAGAATATGTAGTAATTTCCGTTAAAGATACAGGTATTGGTATTCCTAAAGAGGAGCAAAAGGTTATCTTTAATAGATTTGTTCAAGCAGATAATTCTATAAGTCAAAAAACTGTAGGTAGCGGGATAGGATTATCGTTAGTTAATTATTTAGTAAAAATGCATGATGGAGAAATTGATTTGAAGAGTACGCCAGGCAAAGGTAGTGAATTTATTATTAAAATACCAAATGATATAATCGAGGATGAAAAAGTTAGTGAAGATAAAGATAGTGGTAGAGAAGAAATAAATGAAAAGATAAGATTAGAGTTTTCAGATATTTATTTAGATTAA
- a CDS encoding Asp23/Gls24 family envelope stress response protein: protein MEKEWTNEHGKVIIAKEVISKIAGLAAMECYGLVGMSSNKVQDGIAQLLGLDNMSKGVIVDIDGEDVRLELNIVVEYGTNIHEVAHNIIERVNYTLMEKIGISVSSIDVNVQGVRVGDAG from the coding sequence ATGGAAAAAGAGTGGACTAATGAACATGGAAAGGTAATAATTGCTAAAGAGGTAATATCTAAAATAGCTGGTCTAGCTGCTATGGAGTGTTATGGACTTGTTGGTATGTCTTCTAATAAGGTGCAAGACGGCATTGCTCAATTATTAGGTTTGGATAATATGAGCAAAGGAGTTATTGTTGATATTGATGGGGAAGATGTAAGACTGGAGCTAAATATAGTGGTAGAGTATGGCACAAATATTCATGAGGTTGCTCATAATATCATCGAAAGAGTTAACTATACTCTTATGGAAAAAATAGGTATAAGTGTTTCTTCTATAGATGTAAACGTACAGGGAGTGAGGGTTGGAGATGCAGGCTAA
- the coaD gene encoding pantetheine-phosphate adenylyltransferase, with translation MKQRVVYPGSFDPVTNGHLDIIKRASQVFDEVVVAVFRNPKKNPLFTMDEREDLLKEATKEIENVSIDSFTGLTIEYAKSKDAIAIIRGLRAISDFDIEFQMASLNKEMDGSVETIFFMTDTKYAFLSSSAVKEVAQFKGKIDDLVPERVKKALEDKLL, from the coding sequence ATGAAGCAAAGAGTTGTTTATCCAGGAAGCTTTGATCCAGTTACAAATGGTCATTTGGATATTATAAAAAGGGCTTCTCAAGTCTTTGATGAGGTTGTTGTTGCAGTTTTTAGGAATCCTAAAAAGAATCCGCTTTTTACTATGGATGAACGTGAAGATTTATTAAAAGAAGCTACAAAGGAAATTGAGAATGTAAGTATTGATTCTTTTACAGGCTTAACTATTGAATATGCAAAATCTAAAGATGCTATAGCTATTATTAGAGGACTTCGAGCTATTTCTGATTTTGATATAGAATTTCAAATGGCATCTTTAAACAAAGAAATGGATGGAAGTGTAGAGACAATATTTTTTATGACAGATACAAAATATGCTTTCTTAAGTTCGAGTGCGGTTAAGGAAGTAGCACAATTTAAAGGAAAAATAGATGATTTGGTTCCTGAACGTGTAAAAAAGGCATTAGAAGATAAGTTATTATAA
- a CDS encoding DegV family protein: protein MKIGLVTDSTCDIDPDILKKHDIEMVPLNIIFSENETYKDIVDINQESFFDKLVKAEKLPTTSQPAVGLFAEKYSEMVDKYDAIISIHIADKLSGTCKSALMASTEFEDTKIEVIDSRSTSLGLGYQVLLAKRLIEEGFTIEEIKASLEKARENLRIYFTVNDLSYLQKGGRIGKAQAFLGSILNFYPILALSSENGEILPLEKVRGKKKIAKRLEELSIQELENIDKASLGFIHASEREYYDSFYAKLNDKLSDKDINYSHHISWISAVLGSHVGPSVYGVVILKGDLLEI, encoded by the coding sequence ATGAAAATAGGTCTTGTAACGGATAGTACTTGTGATATAGATCCAGATATATTAAAAAAACATGATATTGAAATGGTTCCATTAAATATTATTTTTTCAGAAAATGAAACTTATAAAGACATTGTTGATATTAACCAGGAAAGTTTTTTTGATAAACTAGTAAAAGCTGAAAAATTACCCACTACTTCACAGCCTGCTGTAGGTCTTTTTGCTGAAAAGTATTCTGAAATGGTAGATAAATATGATGCTATTATATCAATTCATATAGCCGATAAATTAAGTGGAACCTGCAAATCTGCTTTGATGGCTTCCACAGAATTTGAAGATACTAAGATAGAAGTAATTGATTCTCGTTCTACTAGTTTAGGGTTAGGCTACCAGGTATTATTAGCTAAACGTTTGATTGAAGAAGGTTTTACAATAGAAGAAATTAAGGCTTCTTTAGAGAAGGCTCGAGAGAATCTAAGGATATACTTTACTGTTAATGATCTAAGCTACTTGCAAAAAGGAGGAAGAATAGGTAAAGCTCAGGCTTTTTTGGGTTCAATTCTTAATTTTTATCCTATTCTTGCTCTTTCTTCTGAAAATGGTGAAATTTTACCTCTTGAGAAAGTTAGAGGTAAGAAAAAGATAGCGAAAAGATTAGAAGAATTATCAATTCAGGAATTAGAAAATATTGATAAGGCTAGTTTGGGTTTCATTCATGCCAGCGAAAGGGAATACTATGATAGCTTTTATGCTAAACTTAATGACAAACTTTCAGATAAAGATATAAACTATAGTCATCATATCAGTTGGATTAGTGCTGTACTTGGCTCTCATGTAGGTCCATCTGTTTATGGTGTAGTTATATTAAAAGGAGATTTATTAGAAATATGA
- the rpmB gene encoding 50S ribosomal protein L28: MARVCEICGKGKIKANRITRRGKAKKEGGIGRNITNVASRTQKPNLKKVKAIVDGSPKRIKVCTRCIKSGRVTRAY, translated from the coding sequence ATGGCACGTGTTTGTGAGATTTGTGGAAAAGGAAAAATAAAAGCCAATAGAATAACTCGCCGTGGTAAAGCAAAAAAAGAAGGTGGTATTGGTAGAAACATTACTAATGTAGCTTCCCGTACACAAAAACCTAATTTAAAGAAAGTTAAAGCTATAGTAGATGGAAGTCCTAAGAGAATTAAAGTTTGTACTAGATGTATTAAATCTGGTAGAGTTACAAGGGCATACTAA
- a CDS encoding ribose-phosphate pyrophosphokinase: MTENKISKIPYGQLGIIVHESCRELGNKVDNFIVERREKEFHKNDSEYYLEKLQKSYIIESDVVRFSNGEAKGMLKESIRGKDIYILADVGNYSVKYKLFGEDVPMGPDEHFQDIKRMISAIAGKARRISVIMPMLYAGRQDKRYTRESLDCAMALRELDSLGVENIFTFDAHETRVQNAIPLIGFESLHPTYEIIKSMLNAEEDLEIDKDRLLVISPDTGAMDRAIFYANVLGLDVGMFYKRRDYKTIVSGKNPIIQHEYMGSEISGKDVLIVDDMIASGGSMFEIAKELKERGAGNIYVAVSFALFTEGISKMEEYYQKGIIKRLFSTNLTYVPEAFKKAEWFREVDLSYLISLLIDIVNYDDSVSPLLDATDKIKGLLD; this comes from the coding sequence ATGACAGAAAATAAGATATCTAAAATACCGTATGGACAACTTGGTATTATTGTTCATGAGAGTTGTAGGGAATTAGGTAATAAGGTAGATAATTTTATTGTAGAAAGAAGAGAAAAAGAGTTTCATAAAAACGATAGTGAATATTATCTTGAAAAATTACAAAAGTCTTACATAATAGAAAGTGATGTAGTTAGATTTTCAAACGGAGAAGCTAAAGGAATGTTAAAAGAATCAATCAGGGGTAAAGATATTTATATTCTGGCAGACGTAGGCAATTATAGTGTGAAATATAAATTATTTGGTGAAGATGTACCTATGGGGCCTGATGAACATTTTCAGGATATAAAGAGAATGATATCTGCTATAGCTGGTAAAGCTCGTAGAATATCTGTTATAATGCCTATGTTATATGCAGGAAGGCAGGATAAGAGATATACTAGAGAGTCTTTAGATTGTGCTATGGCTCTACGAGAATTGGACAGCCTAGGTGTTGAAAATATATTTACCTTTGATGCTCATGAAACAAGGGTACAAAACGCTATACCATTGATTGGTTTTGAAAGTCTTCATCCAACCTATGAAATTATTAAATCAATGCTAAATGCTGAAGAAGATTTAGAAATTGATAAAGACAGATTATTAGTGATTAGTCCTGATACTGGAGCAATGGACAGGGCAATTTTTTATGCTAATGTACTAGGCTTAGATGTAGGCATGTTCTATAAAAGGAGGGATTACAAGACCATAGTTAGTGGAAAAAATCCAATTATTCAACATGAATATATGGGGTCAGAAATTTCAGGTAAAGATGTTTTGATTGTTGATGATATGATAGCCTCTGGAGGCTCAATGTTCGAGATTGCTAAAGAATTAAAAGAAAGAGGCGCCGGCAATATTTATGTGGCAGTTTCTTTTGCTTTATTTACTGAAGGTATTAGTAAAATGGAAGAATATTATCAAAAAGGTATTATTAAACGATTGTTTTCTACCAATTTAACATATGTTCCTGAGGCATTTAAAAAAGCGGAATGGTTTAGAGAGGTAGATCTATCATATTTAATATCCTTATTAATTGATATTGTTAATTATGATGACTCTGTGAGTCCTTTACTGGATGCGACAGATAAGATTAAGGGTTTATTGGATTGA
- the recG gene encoding ATP-dependent DNA helicase RecG, with amino-acid sequence MKKKELPKSVEFIKGVGSRYSKILEKLNIKTIEDLLFYFPRDYEDRRNITSIKYLSPGQLVTVKADVIKVIEERPRPGMKILKVSFSDGSDVLNGVWFNQPYLKKQFKKGQSFYISGQLNEKSWRFKKKEIYNPVFELFENGDNIHTGRVVPIYSLTNGATQKYMRQVVYNALDAYACHLPDLLSNEIKEKYDFYDIEKSIWGLHFPEDRRHYIKARKRLAFEELYLLQLIVLNRKKGLTLERGIKHLSSEDITKEFLGNLSFSLTNAQEKVWAEIKHDMERDVPMQRLLQGDVGSGKTIIATLSLIKTIANGYQGVLMAPTEILAEQHFLKLDSMLRNLGFNAVLIIGSMSQSERKENIEKIKLKQADLIIGTHALFQESIEYNKIGLVVIDEQHRFGVEQRFRLKEKGENPDLLVMTATPIPRTLALTVYGDLDVSIIDELPLGRNPVITTWRKDTSRSKIYQFVKEKIDEGRQAYIVCPLIEPSEEIKAISAEEMFENLTNRIFSEYKVALLHSKLASEEKKNIMEMFRTGHIDILVSTTVIEVGVDVANASIMIIENAERFGLAQLHQLRGRVGRGQYQSYCILIASPNTEEGIKRLEVMTESTDGFKIAEEDLKIRGPGEFFGTKQSGLPDLKVADILKDQRIIQKARIEAEKTVERENWEDFFPHLYKKIKEIELKV; translated from the coding sequence ATGAAAAAGAAAGAGCTGCCTAAAAGTGTAGAATTTATTAAAGGGGTAGGTTCACGGTATTCAAAAATCCTTGAAAAATTAAATATAAAGACTATTGAGGACTTATTATTTTATTTTCCTAGAGATTATGAAGACAGGAGAAATATAACTTCTATAAAGTACCTAAGTCCTGGGCAGCTAGTAACTGTAAAAGCAGACGTAATTAAAGTGATAGAGGAGCGTCCAAGACCAGGAATGAAAATATTAAAGGTCTCTTTTTCCGATGGTAGTGATGTTTTAAATGGTGTCTGGTTTAATCAGCCATACTTAAAAAAACAATTTAAAAAGGGACAATCTTTTTATATAAGTGGTCAACTCAACGAAAAAAGTTGGCGCTTTAAAAAGAAAGAGATTTATAACCCAGTATTTGAGTTGTTTGAAAATGGTGACAATATCCATACTGGACGAGTTGTACCAATATATTCTTTAACAAATGGTGCAACTCAAAAATATATGAGACAAGTAGTTTATAATGCACTTGATGCTTATGCCTGTCATTTACCCGATTTATTGAGTAATGAAATTAAAGAAAAATATGATTTTTATGATATAGAGAAAAGTATCTGGGGTTTACATTTTCCTGAAGACAGAAGGCATTATATAAAGGCTAGGAAAAGGTTGGCTTTTGAAGAATTATACTTATTACAACTAATAGTACTTAATAGAAAAAAAGGACTGACTTTAGAAAGAGGTATTAAGCATCTATCTTCTGAAGATATTACAAAAGAATTTTTAGGTAATTTATCTTTTTCTCTAACAAATGCTCAGGAAAAGGTTTGGGCAGAAATTAAGCATGATATGGAAAGAGATGTCCCCATGCAAAGATTATTACAGGGGGACGTTGGGTCAGGTAAAACAATAATTGCAACCTTATCGCTAATCAAGACCATTGCAAATGGCTATCAGGGTGTTTTAATGGCACCAACAGAGATTTTAGCTGAACAACATTTCTTAAAATTGGATAGTATGTTAAGAAATTTAGGATTTAATGCCGTTTTAATAATTGGAAGCATGAGTCAATCAGAAAGAAAAGAAAACATAGAGAAAATAAAGTTAAAACAAGCTGATCTTATAATAGGTACACATGCTCTTTTTCAGGAATCTATTGAATATAATAAAATTGGATTGGTAGTTATTGATGAACAGCACCGTTTCGGTGTTGAACAGCGCTTTCGTTTGAAAGAAAAAGGTGAAAATCCTGATTTGTTAGTAATGACGGCAACTCCAATTCCAAGGACACTTGCTTTAACTGTTTATGGTGATCTTGATGTTTCTATAATAGATGAACTTCCGCTAGGACGTAACCCAGTAATTACAACATGGAGAAAAGATACTTCTCGTAGTAAAATATATCAATTTGTAAAAGAAAAAATTGATGAAGGTAGACAGGCATACATTGTTTGCCCTTTAATTGAACCATCAGAAGAAATCAAGGCAATATCTGCCGAGGAAATGTTTGAAAATTTGACAAACAGGATTTTCTCAGAATATAAAGTCGCTTTATTACATAGTAAACTTGCTTCAGAAGAAAAGAAAAATATTATGGAGATGTTTCGTACAGGACATATTGATATTCTTGTTTCTACAACTGTTATTGAGGTAGGGGTGGATGTTGCTAATGCTTCTATTATGATTATTGAGAATGCTGAGAGATTTGGGTTAGCTCAACTTCATCAATTACGGGGTAGAGTAGGAAGGGGCCAATATCAATCATACTGTATATTGATAGCTAGTCCTAATACTGAAGAAGGAATTAAGCGATTAGAGGTTATGACTGAAAGTACTGATGGTTTTAAAATAGCTGAAGAAGATTTGAAAATAAGGGGACCAGGCGAATTTTTTGGGACAAAACAATCAGGATTACCAGATTTGAAAGTTGCAGATATACTTAAAGATCAAAGAATAATTCAAAAAGCTAGAATAGAAGCTGAAAAAACAGTGGAAAGAGAAAATTGGGAAGATTTTTTTCCGCATTTGTATAAAAAAATCAAGGAAATAGAATTAAAAGTTTAA